The Aeoliella mucimassa genome includes the window TTCTCAATCCCGGCTTCGAATCACCTGGTACAACCGGCTTCCCCCAAGCAGATGACTGGGCCGTCAAAGCCCAAACCGCCTTGCACGCGTCTTTCTCAAGGCTTAACAATGAAACGCTCGGTGCGAGCTTTGCGTTTACCGACGCGTCGACTTATCAGACGCTTAGCGAGACTTATTCGCTTTTCACTGAATATACATTCCAAGGATACGGTGCCAACGACAGAGGCAGGGATCTGAACTTTGCACTCGGATACTTCGACGATTCGAATGGCTACCACACGTTAAATGCGGCCAGCTACGACCTGGACGTGTTCGCGCCTAGCGCGTGGGCGTTGTTAGATGGCGTTAGTTACTCCACGGACATTTCGGGGAGTGAGATTGGAATCGCGCAATACAATACGTGGAAGAGCAACTTTGGGGAGTCGACTACCAGTGCTTGGGAAAGCATTGCAAGTCAAAACCTGGCTGGATTTCCCGTCGGGGACGGATCGGGCAACGGCTGGGAAGAAGGAGCGGTCCCAGGCTCGATACATGTTGCCGAGTACTACCTCGAAGGCGAATCAACCATCGCCGTTGACGCGTCTCCAATCTCACTGGGGGATCTCTACGGTGGCGGTGTCGCTGGTCCTGAGGACCTTCTCTTTGAGTACGTCATCTCCGACGGCTCCGTCGTACAGGGCTGGGTGAACTATGCCACGGAGCCAAACAGCCTAGTCGGAACCAACAATGCGGTTCCCGAACCTTCAACGCTGCTCGTTGCATCGATCATGGGCATCATTGTTGTTGGAGTGCGTCGCACTCTGGTCTAGTGGTGTTTGCGTGCTTGGTGGTCGCACAGCAATAAGGGCAGCACTGTGCGGCCACCAGCGTTTCGCCTCGAAAAGCGTTCACAATCGAGTCAAGCGGCAGCACAACAAGGGAATCGTCTATCAAGCGGTTAGTGGGACGGAAAGATACTGAACGGCGTCGCGACGAGGAATCTTCAGCGACTCAGTCGGTAAGCAGACTCCAGGGGGCGGCTGGCAAGCATTTGATTGCATATTCCAAAGATTATGTGAAACGATGTCGGATATTGAGACTTCCTGCTAAGACCCAAAAGGGTAGATCCAATATCGGGTCGGACCACCATGGAATCGCTCCCGACGATCTCGCGTCTAATCCTCTTGCCGCGATACCAACGCCATCCCATGCTTACTTCATTCCATTCCTAGCCTGCCACCAGCACTGTGCCCCCCGAGTTCGAGCCTCCAACGCCAGTCTAGCCCGCAACCCTTGACGCCAACGAGAGCTGTTAGCCTCCTTCCGATCCTTTGCCTATTGGTTTCTGCTCGGGAGTGCATCCAACTGCCAACAAGTTGTGAATACCTAAGGACCTAGCGGCCAGCCTCGGAGTTTGCAGTGGCCATCGCTTGTACCTCATGCACCGTGGATTGTTTCCGTTACGCACGCCGCGTGTTCGCTTTCTTCCCGAACCAAGCGAACATCGTTCATCTACAAACGTCCCAGGTAGCAGAGCTCAAGTACCGCGTGTCGCTGTCTAGCCTCGCATCAACTAGACTGGTCATTCTTGCCCGCAAGTCAGATCCAAGCAGGGGGCTGAGCATTGTGCGATCGACACACATTCGCTGGTGGTACCGGATAATGTGGATCTGTCGCTTCATCAGTCGATAACAGCGAGACTTGGCAGGCTTAGATAGCTTAGCTGCGATCACCTAGGTGGCGGAACTGGTGCTGCAACTGAAACGCGAGGGCAGATAGTGCCAGCGTCGGAAGTGAAATTGTGGGTGGCGACCACGCCGGTCGACAAGCGGAAGAGTTTTGACATCTTGGCCGCGGTGGTCGAGAAGTCCCTAAGGCACGCCCTGGTGAGCGGCTGTCTGTTCGAGTTTCGCTACAAGGGGGCACCTGACTAAGGGCCTGTGGAGTGACTGCGAGGGCTGGGTAAACTGCTTCACTGGCTATTGAAAAGTGTCTTTGGAACGGGGCAAAGGAGCCTGGTTAGCGCGGAGCCAATCTTCGAGTTCGCTTTTTAGCGACCGCGCGATTTCGGGATAAGACGTGGCCATGTTGATGGATTCACCCGGGTCGTTTTCCAAATCGTACAATTGAGCCTCGTGGGTCTCGTAGCTGTAGATGAGTTTATATCGACTTTGGGTAATGGCACTGTACGGAGTCTGCCAAACCTGTTTGCTTTGGGGCTGGCCGTTGTAGCAGGGCATGTGGCAGTAGATGGCGTCGCGCACTAAGTCTGTTTCGTGATTCAGCAGCGGCACGAGCGACCGTCCGTCAAGTTGGTGATCAGGCTTTCCGGAACCAGTCATATCCAGCAAGGTCGGGTACCAGTCGATGATGTCGATCAACGCATCGGTGCGTTCCGCCCGAGAATGGCCCGGCCAAAACACCATCGTGGGGACTCGGACACCCCCTTCGTAGCAAGTTCCCTTGTGGCCACGTAGTGGAGTGGAATCGCCGCTCAGTCCATTCACTCCGTTGTCGGAAGTGAAAATAATGACCGTGTTCTCGGCAAGCCCCAGTTCTTCAACAGCATGGAGGACTCCTCCAAACGCATCGTCCAATGCCGCGATCATCGCCGCGTAGGTTGGATTGTACCGAGCCGGCTCCTTGCTCCTTTCCTTGAATCGTTGAATATCCGCTTCGCGGGCCTGCAGTGGCCGGTGAACCGAATACGGTGCGTAGCATAAGAAGAATGGCTGTTCTTTGTTTCGTTCAATGAACGCAATCGACTCTTTCATCAGGCGTTCCGGCAGGTACTCGCCCGGTGGGCCGTCTACAAGCTTTGGGTTCTTGTAAGGACTGAAGTAGCTTGGGGGATGCCCCTTTCCCCATCCTCCGGCGTTTAAGGTGAAACCATTATGGGTCGGGTCATGCGTAACGTGCCACTTACCAACGTATCCGGTCGCGTAGCCCGCTTCCGCAAGCGAATCTGCCAGCATGGTGATGGGCTGTTGATAATAGAGCTTTGATTTCACGGGGATAATCCGCCGATCCTGCTCACTGCCTTTGCCACCAAATGCCTCGACGTGGTAGATGCCTGTGTGTGGCGAGTTAAGCCCGGTAAACAGACTCGCCCGCGAGGGCGAGCAGGTCGGCATCGCGTACGATCGATTGAAGACCGTTGCCCGCTGCGCGAAAGCGTCGATATTCGGTGTTAGATAGTAGCTCGCACCGTTGTACCCGACATCCGCCCATCCTAGGTCGTCTACCAGAATCAAGAGGACACTGGGGCGTTCGGCTGCATGGGTTGCGGAAGCCGCCAATAGCAATAGCGCGGCAAGAAATCTCACCATCGGTATCCCCAAAACATGCCTTTGCATGCGAAGGTGTCTCACAAGCTTGGATGAGGGGGATGCAAACATGTTGATGTGAACGTTGTAGGTGAAGGAGTTGGCCAGGATAACCCGTCGCTGTTAGCCGTGCTGGGTAAATAGGCGGCCCGCCGCTCGGCCCCGCCATCCGATGCATCACGGCGATTAACGTTGCCCGCTGTTTTCGAGCATCTTGAGAGGCCAGAGTTCGCTTTGTGTGCGACTATCATTCATTCGATTTTCGAGAGACTGGCGGAGTTCAGGATGTTGCCGGCTGGAGTCGGTTGACTCTTCACCATCCTTACTTAACTCATAGAGTGCAAGTGGGCTTGAGCTCCCTTGGCGAATGGCCTTGACGTCGTTGGCGACATCCAGCAAGCCTTGCCGTGCAGCCCCCGAACCGTTGCGGAACATGTTGATGAATTCCCAGTAGAGAAAATCGTGAGATTCCTGCCGTTCTGGCGTGCCATGGAGTGTTGGCACAAGGGAAATACCATCGATGCCGCTGGGGGGTCGACTCCCGCGAGTTCGCAGTACGTGGGCATTATGTCTTGAAAGCCAGAGACGTGGTCGCTTCGTCCAGGGGAAACAACGCCCGGTTGCCAGGCAATCATCGGCACGCGCACGCCCCCCTCAAAGACATCGCGTTTAATGCCACGGAGCGGCCCATTGCTATCGAAGAACTTTGTCATGGTGTTTGGCCCTTTTTCATAATTGGATTGGGGGCCGTTGTCGCCGGAGAAGATCACCAAGGTATTGCTGGCGCGTCCTGTTGTTCGCAGCACATCAAGCAGCTTCCCGATGTCGCTATCCATCCGCGTGATCATCGCAGCGTACTCTCTTGCATGGTTTGGCCACGAGGTTTTATCGGCGTAGGGACCAAGGTCTGGCGGATTGTATGGGGCGTGAGGGATGGTATACGCCAAGTATAGAAAATAGGGTTGATTATGATCTCGGGCAACATACTCCAAAGCCAAGTTGGCGAATACATCGTGACTGTACTGTCCTGGAGCAAGCTGCATTTTCCCTTCATCTTCGCAGAGGGTCTTGGGATAGTAGTTGTGGGCCGCTACGTGAGTGTCGTACCCCACGAAGCGGTCGAAGCCCTGTCGCGTGGGATATCCTGACTTGCGTTGTGGCCCTAAGCCCCACTTGCCAAAGCAGGCGGTTTGATACCCCGCCTCGCGGATTTTCTCGGCGATGGTTATGTCTTCGTCGCGGAGGTTCTCGCGGCGCCAGTTGCCGCCGGGATTCCCTTTGATGTAGCCAATCGACTGGCTTTGGCCCGTCATCAGGCAGGCTCGCGAGGGACCGCAGACGGGGCCGCCCGCGTAGTGCCGGGTGAACGTCAACCCTTCTGCGGCCATCCGGTCGAGGTGGGGAGTCTGTATTTTCTGCTGCCCGTAACACCCCAAATCGCCATAGCCCAAATCGTCAGCAAGTATGTAGATGAGATTCACATGCTCGTCACCCGAACAGACGCCGGCCAAGAGCACTGTGAGAAGCAACACACCGCATTTAACAATGCGGGACAATCCAAGAAGATTCATGGGACTACTTCGATTCGTACTTGAGGAACAAGAAACCAGGGCTGTCGGGGATGGTCAACTCGATTTCTCCCTCAGGGCCGACGGTTTG containing:
- a CDS encoding sulfatase, which translates into the protein MVRFLAALLLLAASATHAAERPSVLLILVDDLGWADVGYNGASYYLTPNIDAFAQRATVFNRSYAMPTCSPSRASLFTGLNSPHTGIYHVEAFGGKGSEQDRRIIPVKSKLYYQQPITMLADSLAEAGYATGYVGKWHVTHDPTHNGFTLNAGGWGKGHPPSYFSPYKNPKLVDGPPGEYLPERLMKESIAFIERNKEQPFFLCYAPYSVHRPLQAREADIQRFKERSKEPARYNPTYAAMIAALDDAFGGVLHAVEELGLAENTVIIFTSDNGVNGLSGDSTPLRGHKGTCYEGGVRVPTMVFWPGHSRAERTDALIDIIDWYPTLLDMTGSGKPDHQLDGRSLVPLLNHETDLVRDAIYCHMPCYNGQPQSKQVWQTPYSAITQSRYKLIYSYETHEAQLYDLENDPGESINMATSYPEIARSLKSELEDWLRANQAPLPRSKDTFQ
- a CDS encoding PEP-CTERM sorting domain-containing protein (PEP-CTERM proteins occur, often in large numbers, in the proteomes of bacteria that also encode an exosortase, a predicted intramembrane cysteine proteinase. The presence of a PEP-CTERM domain at a protein's C-terminus predicts cleavage within the sorting domain, followed by covalent anchoring to some some component of the (usually Gram-negative) cell surface. Many PEP-CTERM proteins exhibit an unusual sequence composition that includes large numbers of potential glycosylation sites. Expression of one such protein has been shown restore the ability of a bacterium to form floc, a type of biofilm.); amino-acid sequence: MEDVQATLMIDVNGESMPVSVSVEYTGDVKLGDLNDDGMINAADWTLFKSGQGVVNPGMSAVMAYQMGDLDGDGYNLLQDYSLFTSVYDAENGLGAFAALTSAVPEPTSLALLASVGVLLLVRKSRLWQATLCLSLIALLPASPACAVILNPGFESPGTTGFPQADDWAVKAQTALHASFSRLNNETLGASFAFTDASTYQTLSETYSLFTEYTFQGYGANDRGRDLNFALGYFDDSNGYHTLNAASYDLDVFAPSAWALLDGVSYSTDISGSEIGIAQYNTWKSNFGESTTSAWESIASQNLAGFPVGDGSGNGWEEGAVPGSIHVAEYYLEGESTIAVDASPISLGDLYGGGVAGPEDLLFEYVISDGSVVQGWVNYATEPNSLVGTNNAVPEPSTLLVASIMGIIVVGVRRTLV
- a CDS encoding sulfatase-like hydrolase/transferase; translation: MNLLGLSRIVKCGVLLLTVLLAGVCSGDEHVNLIYILADDLGYGDLGCYGQQKIQTPHLDRMAAEGLTFTRHYAGGPVCGPSRACLMTGQSQSIGYIKGNPGGNWRRENLRDEDITIAEKIREAGYQTACFGKWGLGPQRKSGYPTRQGFDRFVGYDTHVAAHNYYPKTLCEDEGKMQLAPGQYSHDVFANLALEYVARDHNQPYFLYLAYTIPHAPYNPPDLGPYADKTSWPNHAREYAAMITRMDSDIGKLLDVLRTTGRASNTLVIFSGDNGPQSNYEKGPNTMTKFFDSNGPLRGIKRDVFEGGVRVPMIAWQPGVVSPGRSDHVSGFQDIMPTYCELAGVDPPAASMVFPLCQHSMARQNGRNLTIFSTGNSSTCSATVRGLHGKACWMSPTTSRPFAKGAQAHLHSMS
- the tnpB gene encoding IS66 family insertion sequence element accessory protein TnpB; translated protein: MKLWVATTPVDKRKSFDILAAVVEKSLRHALVSGCLFEFRYKGAPD